In the genome of Limnobaculum zhutongyuii, one region contains:
- the rfaC gene encoding lipopolysaccharide heptosyltransferase RfaC: MRVLIVKTSSMGDVLHTLPALTDAQNAIPNIQFDWVVEEGFAQIPGWHSAVDQVIPVAIRRWRKSWFSADTRKERAEFIAQLQRRHYDAVIDAQGLIKSAFLITRKAKGIKHGQDRHSAREPLASWFYDVKHPIAKNQHAVERTRQLFALSLGYSIPDNKGDYGIARRFLATPPADANRYLVFLHATTRDDKHWPEQHWRELIALTADSGFKIKLPWGAPHEQERAKRLAKGFQHVEVLPKLPLEEIANVLAGAKAVVSVDTGLSHLTAALDRPNITLYGPTDPGLIGGYGKNQSELCASDKNLLSLTASSVQEKLKRFMG, from the coding sequence ATGAGGGTTCTGATAGTTAAAACTTCTTCCATGGGGGATGTTTTACATACTCTGCCAGCTCTCACTGATGCACAAAATGCGATCCCAAATATTCAGTTTGACTGGGTGGTTGAAGAGGGATTCGCACAGATTCCAGGCTGGCATAGCGCAGTTGACCAGGTTATTCCCGTAGCCATACGCCGCTGGAGAAAATCCTGGTTTAGTGCAGATACTCGTAAGGAAAGAGCTGAATTCATTGCTCAATTGCAACGACGCCATTACGACGCAGTCATTGATGCACAAGGGCTAATCAAAAGCGCCTTTCTGATTACTCGCAAAGCTAAAGGTATCAAACACGGGCAAGACCGCCATAGTGCCAGAGAACCTCTGGCCAGTTGGTTCTACGATGTAAAACACCCGATAGCTAAAAATCAGCATGCCGTTGAACGAACCCGACAGTTGTTTGCCCTCAGCCTTGGTTACTCAATACCAGACAACAAAGGTGATTATGGTATTGCCCGGCGTTTTCTGGCAACTCCTCCTGCAGATGCTAATCGTTATCTGGTTTTTCTTCATGCCACAACCCGCGACGATAAACACTGGCCCGAGCAGCATTGGCGCGAGTTGATTGCCCTTACCGCAGACTCTGGGTTTAAAATTAAGCTCCCCTGGGGGGCTCCTCATGAGCAGGAAAGAGCAAAACGTTTAGCGAAAGGCTTTCAACATGTTGAAGTTTTACCTAAACTACCCTTGGAAGAAATCGCAAATGTGTTGGCTGGAGCGAAAGCCGTTGTTTCTGTAGATACCGGACTGAGTCATCTTACTGCTGCACTGGACCGCCCCAACATAACCCTGTATGGACCAACAGATCCAGGGTTGATTGGGGGATATGGAAAAAATCAGAGTGAACTATGCGCCTCTGATAAAAATTTATTATCGCTGACGGCATCTTCAGTACAAGAAAAACTAAAAAGGTTTATGGGATGA
- a CDS encoding glycosyltransferase: MKTLHVINLGKMGGVERLFIEYINSDNAKDDEILCIGDHIGEEIFTQLKNRNINFANRISSGFSGSKLKYPSFIRKYILKRKIEQANADLVIVWDLVPSLPGKPSKGKMVYYDHGCSWRYKHNEKTLRFFSMLSGCISASHASKRVLQLRFNLPCPIDVVVDRILPPKNIDHNSKTMGECIHIGTASRLVGLKGVSVSILMIAELVKRGMNVKFHIAGKGPEEQNLKNLVSRLGLDNHIEFLGFKQDLSDFFNHIHIYMSTPVTEPFGLSCMEALYYGVPVVFPMIDGQPEVIKHGYCGTGLIPCITPQTHYDQTQINVDFPHQIYDPINDCLSDALVLSHIECADAVEDIVKNHYQEYRNNAFQYVHDKFQHDKFREELDNSLLSIAKNEKN, from the coding sequence ATGAAAACACTACATGTTATCAACTTAGGTAAAATGGGTGGTGTCGAGCGACTTTTTATTGAGTATATCAACAGCGACAATGCGAAAGATGACGAAATTCTCTGCATCGGTGACCACATTGGCGAAGAGATATTTACTCAGTTAAAAAATAGAAATATCAATTTTGCTAATCGGATCTCTTCGGGTTTTTCCGGTTCAAAGCTGAAGTACCCTTCATTTATCAGAAAATACATTCTGAAAAGAAAAATTGAACAAGCAAATGCCGATCTGGTTATTGTCTGGGATCTGGTTCCCAGCCTGCCTGGTAAGCCATCAAAAGGTAAGATGGTTTACTATGATCACGGTTGTTCATGGCGATACAAACATAATGAAAAAACATTGCGCTTCTTTTCTATGTTAAGCGGCTGCATATCTGCCTCTCATGCCTCTAAACGTGTTTTACAACTAAGATTCAATTTACCTTGCCCAATAGATGTTGTCGTAGACCGAATTTTACCCCCAAAAAATATCGACCATAACTCAAAAACAATGGGTGAATGTATCCATATTGGTACCGCCTCACGATTAGTTGGTCTTAAGGGAGTGAGCGTATCGATTCTGATGATAGCAGAGCTTGTTAAGCGCGGTATGAACGTAAAATTTCATATTGCAGGAAAAGGTCCTGAAGAACAAAATCTGAAAAATTTAGTATCCCGACTGGGATTGGATAACCACATTGAGTTTTTGGGTTTTAAGCAGGATCTTTCAGATTTTTTTAACCATATTCATATCTATATGAGTACGCCAGTGACTGAACCATTCGGCTTATCCTGTATGGAGGCACTGTATTATGGCGTTCCGGTTGTGTTCCCGATGATCGATGGACAACCTGAAGTGATTAAACATGGTTACTGTGGTACCGGGTTAATTCCTTGCATTACACCGCAAACACATTATGATCAAACGCAAATTAATGTCGATTTTCCTCATCAAATCTATGACCCAATAAATGATTGTTTATCTGATGCGCTTGTTTTATCACACATTGAATGCGCTGATGCCGTTGAAGACATAGTAAAAAACCATTATCAGGAATACCGAAATAATGCATTTCAGTATGTTCATGATAAATTTCAACACGATAAATTTAGAGAGGAATTAGATAATTCCCTGTTGTCTATAGCGAAAAATGAAAAAAATTGA
- a CDS encoding O-antigen ligase family protein codes for MKKIDIKISKLNNIATFIIAIGCLLSLLMIPLDIPVGRKIFYACGYLSIIGVLVKWIYIKHSFKKQDLLVASSLLLFGLVNILWVVIFKPAENYSPIYSVFMNIGKLLILSSFLYLFISDSKQKNNIIISAVIIISLVMDACVYYQHFKLGYIRADLGTEKATIAAYIISLISSLGLSAALEIKHKLKFYLSFLLFMMGFSAIILTQTRAAILFFPLISLFSIAINKNISKAAIMKAIGVFIVIIIAFGFIFKDKLTSRYHDITNDWSQYQKSNSDTSIGARFAMAIVGLKSGIDSPLGQSAEDRAERVMKIVTLDQTLFGANQYVNIHLHNEVIDNFSLKGILGVALLLFIYISIIYKSIRPELNILALGIIFNTIVYGISDVLFFSKEFTATFILCLVISILINNSKDNIVNHEKE; via the coding sequence ATGAAAAAAATTGACATAAAAATCAGTAAATTGAACAACATTGCTACATTCATTATTGCTATTGGCTGTTTATTGTCGTTATTGATGATCCCATTGGATATTCCTGTCGGCCGCAAAATTTTCTATGCGTGCGGCTATTTATCCATCATTGGCGTACTGGTCAAATGGATCTATATTAAGCATTCATTTAAGAAACAGGACCTGCTGGTAGCATCGAGCCTTTTATTGTTTGGGCTGGTAAATATATTGTGGGTAGTGATTTTTAAGCCAGCGGAAAATTATAGCCCAATATATTCTGTATTTATGAATATCGGTAAACTATTAATCTTATCTTCATTTTTGTATTTATTTATTTCAGATAGCAAACAAAAAAACAATATTATTATTAGCGCAGTGATAATAATTTCTCTTGTAATGGATGCCTGTGTCTACTACCAACATTTTAAACTGGGCTATATAAGAGCAGATCTGGGTACAGAAAAAGCAACTATTGCTGCCTATATTATCAGTCTAATTAGTTCATTAGGTTTGTCTGCTGCTCTGGAAATAAAACACAAACTAAAGTTTTACTTGTCTTTCCTCCTGTTTATGATGGGATTTTCTGCTATTATATTGACTCAAACCAGAGCCGCTATTCTATTTTTTCCATTAATTTCATTATTTAGCATAGCAATTAATAAAAATATATCTAAAGCAGCGATCATGAAAGCCATTGGGGTTTTTATTGTTATCATTATAGCATTTGGATTTATCTTTAAAGATAAGTTAACTAGCCGTTATCATGATATAACTAACGATTGGTCTCAATATCAAAAAAGTAACAGTGATACCTCTATTGGAGCAAGATTTGCAATGGCAATTGTTGGCCTGAAGTCAGGAATTGATTCACCATTAGGGCAATCTGCAGAAGACAGAGCTGAAAGAGTCATGAAAATAGTTACATTAGATCAAACGCTTTTTGGTGCAAATCAGTATGTAAATATTCATCTACATAATGAAGTCATTGATAACTTCTCTCTAAAAGGGATATTGGGAGTAGCTCTTTTACTATTTATTTATATATCTATAATATATAAATCTATACGCCCAGAATTAAATATCCTGGCATTAGGCATAATATTTAACACAATCGTTTATGGAATCAGCGACGTTCTATTCTTCAGTAAGGAATTTACTGCAACATTTATCTTATGCCTTGTCATTAGCATATTGATCAATAACTCTAAAGATAATATCGTTAATCATGAAAAAGAATAA
- a CDS encoding glycosyltransferase translates to MKKNNFILSVIIPCYNSEEFITQCLLSITEQTPADKVQIIIINDGSKDQSDGVIKDFLSSYNNQNIIYQYRSNAGVSAARNAGLDLAEGNYITFIDSDDLLRNNYWSVIEPLILSEQYDLIDFKYDRFYQNNNDEIKILSHPNSYQSTSEYNLAQTFKTSAWHVWTRVIKRELATAEYFEVGKRYEDMLYTPYLYLKAQKILHLDHSLYLYRDNPNSITRNIRAEDIQDISLSVKKMVRYIKETHQENDEQLKELTTYMIVNFIQEVRKMYKKIYGYYNYNDTTIEEIKEFLSYCDRKHISLRTYLRMRFPQVDRILSRLRYKRCKPSK, encoded by the coding sequence ATGAAAAAGAATAACTTTATACTTAGCGTCATAATTCCTTGCTATAACAGCGAGGAATTCATTACTCAGTGTCTTTTATCTATTACTGAGCAAACTCCTGCGGATAAAGTTCAAATCATTATTATTAATGATGGTTCCAAAGACCAGTCCGATGGTGTTATTAAAGATTTTCTTTCTTCATATAATAATCAGAACATTATATATCAATACCGAAGCAATGCCGGGGTATCCGCAGCCAGAAACGCCGGACTGGATCTTGCTGAAGGTAATTACATTACTTTTATCGACTCTGACGACCTGCTAAGAAATAACTATTGGTCCGTGATTGAGCCACTGATTCTTTCTGAGCAATACGACTTGATTGATTTTAAATACGATCGTTTTTATCAGAATAATAACGATGAGATTAAGATTTTATCTCATCCTAACTCATACCAAAGCACCTCTGAATATAATCTGGCGCAAACTTTCAAAACGTCGGCCTGGCACGTCTGGACCAGAGTGATTAAAAGAGAGCTGGCAACGGCAGAGTATTTTGAAGTAGGAAAGCGTTATGAAGATATGCTGTATACCCCTTATCTGTATCTAAAGGCCCAAAAGATACTGCATTTAGATCACTCGCTTTATTTATACAGAGATAATCCTAATAGTATTACCCGCAATATCAGGGCAGAAGATATACAAGATATCTCTCTTTCCGTAAAGAAAATGGTCCGCTATATCAAAGAGACTCATCAGGAAAATGACGAACAGTTGAAAGAATTAACCACCTATATGATCGTTAATTTTATTCAGGAAGTTCGTAAGATGTATAAAAAAATATACGGTTATTACAACTATAACGACACAACCATTGAGGAGATCAAAGAGTTTCTGTCATATTGTGACAGAAAGCATATTAGTCTTCGAACCTATCTGCGTATGAGATTTCCTCAGGTAGACAGAATACTCTCGCGCTTAAGATACAAACGATGTAAACCCTCAAAATAA
- a CDS encoding polysaccharide deacetylase family protein — protein sequence MVQKPAFLISIDTEGDNLWVNTRNISTHNANYLERFQQLCEKYGFKPTYLTNYEMAVSPNYIAFAKEVIASKQGEVGMHLHAWNSPPLYALTDDDDRYKPYLIEYPEKVMREKVIAMTKLLEDTFSTKMVSHRAGRWVFNEQYAQLLHEFGYQVDCSVTPYVDWSSVKGNPHAEGGTNYSQFPDSAYFMDLSDISKPGTSSLLQVPMSTRLKYGSLQNSFKQFYDGLRGKKRPPSTRWLRPKGNNVQEMKHVAQQCLNEGKNYVEFMLHSSEFMPGGSPTFKDEASIEQLYRDLEELFVWLSERTQGMTMAEFYQSEVQAKN from the coding sequence ATGGTACAGAAACCTGCTTTCCTGATTTCTATTGATACTGAAGGCGATAATCTTTGGGTTAATACCAGGAATATTTCTACTCACAACGCTAACTATTTGGAGCGCTTTCAGCAATTGTGTGAGAAATATGGTTTTAAACCGACTTACCTTACAAACTATGAAATGGCAGTTTCACCCAATTATATTGCTTTTGCCAAAGAGGTTATTGCGAGTAAACAAGGGGAAGTTGGTATGCATCTGCATGCCTGGAATAGTCCTCCTCTTTACGCTTTGACTGATGATGACGATCGTTATAAGCCTTACCTGATTGAGTATCCTGAAAAGGTTATGCGCGAGAAAGTGATCGCTATGACTAAATTATTAGAAGATACCTTCAGTACTAAGATGGTAAGCCATCGTGCGGGGCGTTGGGTTTTTAATGAACAATATGCTCAGTTATTACATGAGTTTGGCTATCAGGTTGATTGCTCTGTTACTCCTTATGTTGACTGGAGTTCGGTAAAGGGGAATCCACACGCTGAGGGCGGAACAAACTACAGTCAATTCCCTGATAGCGCTTACTTTATGGATCTGAGCGATATTTCTAAACCTGGTACCTCGAGTTTGCTGCAGGTTCCGATGAGTACACGTTTAAAATATGGTTCATTGCAAAACTCCTTTAAGCAATTTTATGATGGTTTGCGCGGTAAAAAACGTCCACCGTCAACCCGCTGGCTTCGCCCAAAAGGCAATAATGTCCAAGAAATGAAGCACGTAGCTCAGCAATGTCTGAACGAAGGCAAAAATTATGTGGAATTTATGCTCCATTCTTCAGAGTTTATGCCGGGAGGAAGCCCAACGTTTAAAGATGAAGCTTCAATAGAACAATTATATCGCGATCTTGAAGAGTTATTTGTATGGTTGAGTGAACGTACTCAGGGAATGACAATGGCGGAGTTTTATCAGTCTGAAGTTCAAGCTAAAAACTAG
- a CDS encoding glycosyltransferase family 4 protein, with product MNPIRLAIVRQKYRPDGGAERFISRALEALKDHNLSLNVITREWQGEQNPDWHIFHCNPTKWGRISREKGFAQAARQIWQKEHFDLVQSHERIPGCDIYRAGDGVHQRWLQQRARILPAWRQKLLFNDRYHRYVMNAEKEMYSAPELRAVICNANMIKQEIMEDFGVPEDKINVIYNAIDSQRFIPVDEQQRHQIRTQLNIDANVSCLIYVGSGFERKGLEAAIRAITPTQRHLMVVGKDKEEKRYKHLAASLGCQNRVHFVGVQNNVLPYYQIADGLLLPSLYDPFPNVILEAMACGLPVITSNTCGGAEFIESGINGFVCDALDINALTTSINQLPQHALGSSMGLAARERVLHQNASLLSQQLVSLYQRLMSN from the coding sequence ATGAACCCAATCCGTCTTGCTATCGTCCGGCAAAAATACCGTCCGGATGGCGGCGCTGAACGCTTTATCTCCCGAGCACTGGAAGCGTTAAAAGATCATAACCTTTCACTGAATGTTATTACGCGGGAATGGCAAGGCGAACAAAATCCTGACTGGCATATTTTTCACTGTAATCCAACCAAATGGGGAAGGATCAGCAGAGAAAAAGGGTTTGCTCAGGCTGCGCGACAAATTTGGCAGAAAGAACATTTCGATTTAGTTCAAAGTCATGAACGTATTCCGGGCTGTGATATTTACCGGGCAGGAGATGGGGTCCATCAACGCTGGCTACAGCAACGAGCCAGAATACTGCCAGCCTGGCGTCAAAAACTCCTGTTTAATGACCGTTATCATCGCTATGTTATGAATGCAGAGAAAGAGATGTATTCTGCACCAGAATTGCGAGCCGTTATCTGTAATGCAAACATGATTAAACAAGAGATCATGGAAGATTTTGGCGTACCTGAAGATAAAATTAACGTTATCTATAACGCTATTGATAGCCAGCGCTTTATTCCTGTAGATGAACAACAAAGACACCAAATCCGCACCCAGTTAAATATCGACGCCAATGTCTCCTGTCTGATTTATGTCGGTTCCGGCTTTGAACGTAAGGGATTAGAAGCGGCTATCAGGGCAATTACCCCTACTCAACGTCACCTGATGGTTGTCGGCAAAGACAAAGAAGAAAAGCGCTATAAACATCTGGCAGCCAGCTTAGGCTGCCAAAATCGCGTGCATTTTGTTGGTGTACAAAATAACGTATTACCCTATTACCAGATTGCTGATGGCTTACTGTTACCGTCATTATACGATCCATTTCCTAACGTTATTTTAGAAGCTATGGCTTGTGGATTACCTGTTATCACCAGTAATACCTGCGGTGGTGCAGAATTCATTGAGTCCGGAATCAATGGCTTTGTTTGCGATGCCTTGGATATTAATGCCTTAACAACGTCAATTAACCAACTGCCGCAACATGCATTAGGCTCTTCAATGGGGCTGGCAGCCAGAGAAAGAGTCTTGCATCAGAATGCCAGCCTGCTTTCACAGCAATTAGTGAGTCTGTATCAACGCCTGATGAGTAACTAA
- a CDS encoding glycosyltransferase, whose amino-acid sequence MRILFIIDGLPGGGAEKVVLTLAEGIKNLGHQVSLISLRDVCDYPIPAGIEYTVLSDDSRVFWRKLTEINRRARQLDQEIINRQNGDGQFDLVFSNLHKTDRIVSQCRSLNWSKVWFCIHGVFSTSYLGNKQGFSHWLKKQKISRVYQHKNIVGVSQAALNDLIQQFDITTKKTAHIANPFDIDMIRSLASEPCELAGTDYLIHVGRLHPNKRHDRLLKAYAKTQLSYPLVLIGKGSNEYTEKLKNLTKELNIENRVRFMGFCSNPYPYIKHAKTLILSSDSEGFGNVLVEALICNTPVVSTNCPGGPASILTGNLAVGLSELNEDDLAKKIILVTNQPPTIEEKPLLDYGIIPTSSKYLALAND is encoded by the coding sequence ATGAGAATTCTATTTATTATTGATGGACTTCCCGGCGGCGGCGCCGAAAAAGTGGTACTGACGCTGGCCGAAGGGATAAAAAATTTGGGGCACCAGGTTTCATTAATCTCTCTGCGTGATGTCTGTGATTACCCTATTCCGGCAGGAATTGAATATACGGTGCTATCTGACGATTCTCGTGTTTTCTGGCGAAAACTAACCGAAATTAATCGCCGTGCCAGACAGCTGGATCAAGAAATTATCAATCGTCAAAACGGTGATGGTCAATTCGATCTGGTATTTTCTAACTTGCATAAAACGGACCGCATTGTCAGCCAGTGCCGAAGCCTCAACTGGTCAAAAGTCTGGTTTTGTATTCATGGCGTCTTTTCTACTTCCTATTTGGGAAACAAGCAGGGTTTCAGCCATTGGCTGAAAAAACAAAAAATCAGCCGGGTTTACCAACATAAAAATATTGTTGGAGTTTCTCAGGCAGCGCTCAACGATCTGATTCAACAATTTGATATTACTACGAAAAAAACGGCCCATATTGCCAACCCATTTGATATTGATATGATCCGTTCCCTTGCTTCAGAGCCTTGTGAACTGGCCGGAACCGATTATTTGATTCACGTTGGTCGTTTACATCCCAATAAACGTCATGACCGTCTGCTAAAAGCCTATGCTAAAACCCAGCTTTCTTATCCTTTAGTATTAATTGGTAAAGGCAGTAATGAATATACTGAAAAACTGAAGAATCTGACAAAAGAGCTCAATATTGAGAATAGAGTGAGATTTATGGGTTTTTGTTCTAACCCGTACCCCTATATCAAACATGCTAAAACACTGATATTGAGTTCAGACAGCGAAGGCTTTGGCAATGTGTTGGTTGAGGCTCTCATCTGCAACACTCCGGTCGTTAGCACTAACTGCCCTGGGGGGCCCGCAAGTATACTCACGGGTAATTTAGCGGTTGGTCTGTCTGAATTAAATGAAGATGATTTGGCAAAAAAGATCATTTTAGTTACGAATCAGCCACCAACAATAGAAGAAAAACCACTTCTGGACTATGGTATTATTCCAACCAGTTCAAAGTACCTCGCTCTCGCGAACGATTAA
- the waaA gene encoding lipid IV(A) 3-deoxy-D-manno-octulosonic acid transferase, producing MLRLIYSFLLYLLQPLIWLRLFLRGRKAPAYKKRWAERYGFCKGKVKPDGIMLHSVSVGETLTAIPLVRALRYRYPTLPITVTTMTPTGSERVLSAFGDDVHHVYLPYDLPGSVNRFLNQVRPKLVIIMETELWPNLIHQLNKRHVPLVIANARLSERSANGYSKLGSTIRTMLQKITLIAAQNQEDGERFIQLGLKRSHLAVTGSLKFDISVTPELSARALSLRRQWAPHRPVWIAASTHDGEEGILLAAHANLLKRFPDLLLILVPRHPERFPIAQQLTSQAGLKFITRSSGDVPTADTQVVIGDTMGELMLLYGIADLAFVGGSLVERGGHNPLEPAAHGIPVLMGPHIFNFKDICNKLEQAEGLITIKDADTLVDAIEPLLTDEEYRSYRGQRAVNVLLQNQGALEKLLTLLEPYLPARSH from the coding sequence ATGTTGCGGTTGATTTACTCATTTCTGCTGTACTTACTACAACCTCTGATATGGCTTCGCTTGTTTCTGCGTGGCCGTAAAGCACCAGCCTATAAAAAACGCTGGGCAGAACGATATGGATTTTGCAAAGGTAAAGTTAAACCTGATGGCATCATGCTGCATTCTGTTTCCGTGGGTGAAACATTAACGGCCATCCCTCTGGTCAGAGCATTACGTTACCGTTACCCAACATTGCCGATTACCGTAACCACCATGACACCAACGGGCTCAGAGCGGGTCTTGTCCGCATTTGGCGATGACGTTCATCATGTTTACCTGCCTTATGATTTACCGGGTTCAGTGAACCGCTTTCTGAATCAGGTCAGGCCCAAGTTAGTTATCATCATGGAAACCGAACTTTGGCCAAATTTAATCCATCAGTTAAATAAACGTCACGTTCCCTTGGTTATTGCCAATGCTCGCCTGTCAGAACGCTCTGCTAATGGTTATAGTAAGCTGGGTAGTACCATACGAACCATGCTGCAAAAAATTACGCTAATCGCCGCACAGAATCAGGAAGATGGTGAACGATTCATTCAACTGGGTTTGAAACGTTCGCATCTGGCGGTAACCGGTAGCCTTAAGTTTGATATTTCCGTTACCCCAGAACTTTCCGCCAGAGCGTTAAGTTTAAGACGCCAATGGGCCCCCCATCGCCCTGTATGGATTGCGGCCAGTACTCATGATGGAGAAGAAGGTATTTTGCTGGCAGCCCATGCCAACCTTCTCAAACGCTTTCCCGACCTATTACTGATTTTAGTTCCCCGTCATCCGGAACGCTTCCCGATTGCTCAACAGCTAACGTCGCAGGCTGGACTGAAGTTTATTACCCGTAGCAGTGGCGATGTGCCGACAGCGGATACGCAGGTAGTCATAGGTGATACTATGGGAGAACTCATGTTGCTGTATGGTATTGCTGACCTGGCTTTTGTTGGTGGTAGTCTGGTGGAGCGTGGCGGTCACAACCCTCTGGAACCTGCTGCCCACGGTATTCCGGTATTGATGGGGCCACATATTTTCAACTTTAAAGATATCTGTAACAAACTGGAACAAGCCGAAGGTCTGATAACGATTAAAGATGCAGACACTTTAGTTGACGCTATTGAGCCGCTGCTGACAGATGAAGAGTACCGTAGCTATCGCGGACAAAGAGCCGTTAATGTACTGTTGCAAAATCAGGGGGCGCTGGAAAAACTCCTGACGCTTTTAGAACCCTATTTACCAGCCCGGAGCCATTAA
- a CDS encoding glycosyltransferase family 2 protein has translation MDKKRLSVVIIAKNEAELLADCLQSAQWADEIILLDSGSTDNTLQIAQQHNAKIFSHSEWLGYGKQRQLAQSHASGDYIFMIDADERITPELRASIEHIIHSEVHHPEQVYSCPRRNYFLGRFMRHSGWYPDRVIRLYQNSLYRYNNNLVHESVDYGNAQVISLNGDLLHLTCRDYFVFQRKQFNYAEGWARQSYQRGKRASMFSAVTHSAGAFFKTWLLRRGFMDGKHGFLLACINAQYTFNKYAALWAIHQQENISQ, from the coding sequence GTGGATAAAAAACGTCTTTCGGTGGTGATAATTGCAAAAAATGAAGCCGAATTGTTGGCTGATTGTCTGCAATCTGCTCAATGGGCCGATGAAATTATTTTGCTGGATAGCGGTAGTACCGATAACACCCTGCAAATCGCACAACAACATAATGCTAAAATTTTCTCCCACTCTGAGTGGCTGGGCTATGGTAAACAACGTCAGCTAGCTCAAAGCCATGCCAGTGGCGATTACATTTTTATGATTGATGCCGATGAGCGTATAACACCTGAATTGCGCGCCTCTATCGAGCACATTATTCATAGTGAAGTTCATCATCCTGAACAGGTATATAGCTGCCCACGTCGTAACTACTTTTTAGGCCGATTTATGCGCCACAGCGGTTGGTATCCCGACCGTGTTATTCGGCTATATCAAAATAGTCTTTATCGCTATAACAACAACCTGGTTCACGAATCGGTAGACTATGGTAATGCGCAGGTCATTTCTCTGAATGGTGATCTGTTGCACTTAACCTGCCGGGATTATTTTGTCTTTCAGAGAAAGCAATTCAACTATGCAGAAGGCTGGGCCAGACAAAGCTATCAGCGCGGAAAAAGAGCCTCAATGTTCTCTGCAGTGACCCATTCTGCCGGGGCATTTTTTAAAACGTGGCTGTTGCGGCGCGGCTTTATGGATGGAAAACACGGTTTCCTTCTTGCTTGTATCAATGCTCAATATACATTTAATAAATATGCAGCTCTCTGGGCAATCCACCAACAGGAGAACATCAGCCAATGA
- the coaD gene encoding pantetheine-phosphate adenylyltransferase — protein MTLRRAEFTKAIYPGTFDPMTNGHLDIITRSVNMFDHLVLAIARSPGKNTLFSLEERVELAKAVTAHLPSVEVVGFGELMAHFAQKQKANVLIRGLRAISDFEYELQLASMNRHLMADLESIFLMPSEKWSFVSSSLVKEVARHGGDVSSFLPPVVAEALLKKLG, from the coding sequence ATGACCTTACGCAGAGCTGAATTCACTAAAGCGATCTATCCGGGTACCTTTGATCCCATGACCAATGGTCATTTGGATATCATCACCCGCAGCGTAAATATGTTTGATCACTTAGTCCTTGCCATTGCCCGTAGTCCCGGTAAAAACACACTTTTTTCTCTGGAAGAGCGGGTTGAACTGGCCAAAGCCGTTACCGCTCATCTTCCCAGCGTTGAAGTCGTTGGGTTTGGTGAACTCATGGCCCATTTTGCTCAAAAACAAAAAGCTAATGTCCTGATTCGTGGGTTACGGGCAATATCTGATTTTGAATATGAACTTCAGCTGGCCAGTATGAACCGTCACCTTATGGCTGATTTAGAAAGTATTTTTCTGATGCCTTCAGAGAAATGGTCGTTCGTCTCCTCTTCTCTGGTGAAAGAGGTTGCCCGCCACGGCGGCGATGTAAGTTCATTTTTACCGCCCGTGGTTGCAGAGGCTTTACTGAAAAAACTGGGTTGA